The following coding sequences are from one Zonotrichia albicollis isolate bZonAlb1 chromosome 13, bZonAlb1.hap1, whole genome shotgun sequence window:
- the LOC102074133 gene encoding C-signal: protein MAGLHVCSLLVTGANRGIGLGLIQHFLRMPNPPQWIFAGCRDSKGQRAQELQNLASKHPNIIIIPLEVSDPASIKAAAAKVGEHLGGSGLNLLINNAGIVKLNTLDTETSEDMREIYTTNTIGPLLMGQAFLPLLKKAAQGSPGSGLNCSKAAIVNISSIGGSIASAFGWELMQVTSYRCSKAALNMLSKCQSLAYKEHGILCVALHPGWVQTDMGSAAGHAPPVTVDDSVQGMLKVLSSLSEKDTGTFLDWEGNVIPW, encoded by the exons atgGCAGGGCTCCACGTCTGCTCCCTTCTGGTGACCGGGGCCAACCGAGGCATCGGCCTGGGGCTCATCCAGCATTTCCTGAGGATGCCAAACCCACCTCAGTGGATCTTTGCAGGCTGTCGGGACTCCAAAGGACAGCGAGCACAg GAGTTGCAGAATTTGGCCTCCAAGCACCCcaacatcatcatcatcccgCTCG AAGTCTCTGACCCTGCCAGCatcaaggcagctgcagccaaGGTTGGGGAGcacctggggggctctgggctgaACCTCCTCATCAACAATGCTGGAATTGTGAAGCTGAACACGCTTGATACCGAGACATCAGAGGACATGAGGGAGATTTACACCACCAACACAATTGGACCCCTGCTGATGGGTCAG GCATTTCTGCCCTTGCTGAagaaggctgcccagggcagcccaggctcAGGGCTGAACTGCAGCAAGGCTGCCATAGTCAACATATCCAGCATTGGTGGTTCCATCGCTTCTGCCTTTGGTTGGGAGTTGATGCAAGTCACCTCATACCGCTGCAGCAAG GCTGCTCTGAACATGCTGAGCAAGTGCCAGTCCCTGGCGTACAAGGAGCACGGCATCCTCTGCGTCGCTCTCCACCCCGGCTGGGTGCAAACCGACATGGGCAGCGCTGCTGGACACGCG cccccagtgaCAGTGGATGACAGCGTGCAAGGGATGCTGAAGGTCCTCTCCTCCCTCTCTGAGAAGGACACCGGCACCTTCCTGGACTGGGAAGGGAATGTCATCCCCTGGTGA
- the LOC102063962 gene encoding C-signal gives MAALARSVLVTGSSRGIGLELVRQLAASPRPPQHIFATCRDPEGPRGKALQDLAAQHSSIKLVQLDTVNLPSIQRAMQAVGNHLKDQGLTLLINNAGISSHATLCSLDSQEMLDVFATNVVGTLQVVKEFLPLLEQAAKGEGKEGLSCSRAAVINISSKLGSIGLCLHVPQAPMYPYRASKAAQNMVTRCLAAELQDKGILCVAIHPGWVKTDMGTQEAPLTVEHSVRGILTVLASLSQDTSGAFLDWEGNSLPW, from the exons ATGGCTGCGCTGGCTCGGAGCGTCCTGGTGACAGGGTCCAGCCGGGGCATCGGGCTGGAGCTTGTGCGGCAGCTGGCCGCCAGCCCCCGGCCTCCCCAGCACATCTTCGCCACCTGCCGCGACCCCGAGGGCCCCAGAGGGAAG GCCCTGCAAGACTTAGCTGCCCAGCATTCCAGCATCAAACTGGTCCAGCTAG acacAGTGAATTTGCCCAGCATCCAAAGGGCCATGCAGGCTGTGGGGAATCATCTGAAGGACCAGGGCTTGACCCTGCTCATCAACAATGCAGGCATCAGCTCCCATGCCACACTGTGCTCCCTGGACTCGCAGGAGATGCTCGACGTGTTTGCCACCAACGTGGTTGGGACACTCCAGGTTGTCAAG GAATTTCTGCCGCTCCTGGAGCAGGCAGcgaagggagagggaaaggagggtctgagctgcagcagggctgctgtcatcaACATCTCCTCCAAGCTGGGCTCCATCGGGCTGTGCCTCCAcgtgccacaggcccccatgtACCCGTACCGGGCCAGCAAG GCTGCCCAGAACATGGTGACAAGGTGCTTGGCTGCAGAACTCCAGGACAAGGGGATCTTGTGCGTGGCCATCCATCCTGGCTGGGTGAAGACTGACATGGGCACACAGGAG GCACCACTGACAGTGGAGCACAGCGTAAGGGGCATCCTGACTGTGCTGGCCAGCCTCTCACAGGACACCTCTGGAGCCTTCCTCGACTGGGAAGGGAACAGCCTGCCCTGGTGA
- the AARS1 gene encoding alanine--tRNA ligase, cytoplasmic, whose product METPLTASQIRQRFIDFFRENQHTYVHSSSTIPLDDPTLLFANAGMNQFKPIFLNTIDPSHPLAKLSRATNTQKCIRAGGKHNDLDDVGKDVYHHTFFEMLGSWSFGDYFKELACKLALELLTKEFGIPAERLYVTYFGGNEAAGLQPDLECKQIWLDLGLAEGRILPGNMKDNFWEMGDTGPCGPCSEIHYDRIGDRDASHLVNQDDPNVLEIWNLVFIQFNREADGTLKPLPKKSIDTGMGLERLVSVLQNKMSNYDTDLFLPYFEAIQKGTGARPYLGQVGAEDADGIDMAYRVLADHARTITLALSDGGRPDNTGRGYVLRRILRRAVRYSHEKLNAPKGFFATLVDVVVQSLGDAFPELKKDPDMVKDIINEEEDQFLKTLSRGRRILDRKIQSLGDSKVIPGDTAWLLYDTYGFPADLTGLIAEEKGLVVDMEGFEEERKNAQLKSQGKGAGGEDLLMLDIYAIEELRARGLEVTDDSPKYNYASDSSGTYDFGSLVATVKAIRREKTFVEEVSTGQECGIVLDRTCFYAEQGGQIYDQGYMVKDDDSREDKTEFTVKNVQVRGGYVLHIGTLYGSLKVGDQVHLTIDEARRRPVMSNHTGTHILNFALRSVLGEADQRGSLVAPDRLRFDFTAKGALSTQEIKKVEGIANQMIEESKTVYAKDCPLAEAKAIQGLRAVFDETYPDPVRVVSIGIPVEELLADPSGPGGSITSIEFCGGTHLQNSSHAGPFVIVSEEAIAKGIRRIVAVTGAEARKALRKVDSLRKLLSALEAKVKVQTTPNKDVQKEITDLSETLATAVIPQWQKDELREAVKALKKVMDDLDRASKADIQKRVLEKTKQVIESHPNQPWVIMEMENGASAKALNESLKLFKTNSPQTAAMLFAVDNEAGRITCLCQVPQETANKGLKASQWVQEVSGLMDGKGGGKDISAQATGKNVGCLQEALKLATDFARLRLGELKN is encoded by the exons ATGGAGACCCCGCTCACTGCCAGCCAGATCCGGCAACGGTTCATTGACTTCTTCAGGGAAAACCAGCACACCTATGTGCACTCATCTTCCACAATCCCCCTGGATGACCCCACACTGCTCTTTGCCAATGCTGGTATGAATCAG tTCAAACCCATCTTCCTCAATACCATCGACCCCTCACACCCACTCGCTAAGCTGAGCAGAGCCACCAACACTCAGAAGTGCATCCGAGCAGGGGGCAAGCACAACGACCTGGATGATGTGGGCAAAGATGTGTACCACCACACCTTCTTTGAGATGCTGGGGTCCTGGTCCTTTGGGGATTATTTCAAG GAACTTGCTTGTAAACTGGCACTGGAACTTCTCACCAAGGAATTTGGCATTCCTGCTGAAAGACTCTATGTCACTTACTTTGGTGGAAATGAGGCTGCAGGACTGCAGCCAGACCTGGAGTGCAAGCAGATCTGGTTGGATTTGGG GCTGGCTGAGGGCAGGATTCTGCCTGGCAATATGAAGGATAATTTCTGGGAAATGGGAGACACCGGCCCCTGTGGCCCTTGCAGCGAGATCCACTATGACCGGATTGGGGACAGAGATGCTTCACACTTGGTCAATCAGGATGACCCCAATGTCCTGGAGATCTGGAACCTGGTGTTCATACAGTTCAATAG GGAAGCTGATGGGACACTGAAACCCCTTCCTAAGAAAAGTATTGATACTGGGATGGGCCTGGAGAGGctggtttctgtgctgcagaacaAGATGTCCAACTATGACACTGATCTTTTCCTTCCTTACTTTGAAGCCATCCAAAAG ggcacaggtgCCAGGCCTTACCTGGGGCAGGTTGGGGCCGAGGATGCTGATGGAATAGACATGGCGTACCGTGTGCTGGCTGACCATGCACGCACCATCACCCTGGCCCTCTCGGACGGGGGCAGGCCTGACAACACTGGCAGAGG GTACGTGCTGAGGCGGATTCTCCGACGGGCTGTGCGCTACTCCCATGAGAAGCTCAATGCCCCCAAGGGGTTCTTTGCTACTTTGGTTGATGTGGTGGTGCAGTCACTG GGAGATGCCTTTCCTGAGCTGAAGAAGGACCCAGATATGGTAAAGGACATTATCAATGAAGAAGAGGATCAGTTCCTGAAAACACTGAGCAGAGGCCGTCGCATCCTGGACAGGAAGATCCAGAGCCTTGGGGACAGTAAAGTCATTCCTG GTGacactgcctggctgctgtATGACACCTATGGTTTCCCTGCGGATCTCACTGGGCTGATTGCAGAGGAGAAGGGCCTTGTTGTAGACATGGAGGGCTTTGAAGAGGAGCGGAAAAATGCTCAG CTCAAATCCCAGGGCAAGGGTGCTGGAGGGGAAGATCTCCTCATGCTGGACATCTATGCCATTGAAGAGCTGAGAGCCCGAGGGCTGGAGGTGACAGATGACTCACCAAAATACAACTATGCTTCAGATTCAAGTGGTACCTATG ATTTCGGGAGCCTCGTGGCCACAGTGAAGGCCATCCGCAGGGAGAAGACCTTTGTGGAGGAGGTTTCCACCGGCCAGGAGTGCGGGATAGTGCTGGACAGGACCTGCTTCTACGCCGAGCAGGGAGGGCAGATCTACGACCAGGGCTACATGGTCAAGGATGACGACAGCAGGGAGGAT AAAACAGAATTCACTGTGAAGAACGTTCAGGTCCGGGGAGGCTACGTGCTGCACATAGGAACTCTGTATGGGAGCTTGAAAGTGGGAGATCAGGTCCACCTGACTATTGATGAG GCCAGGCGGAGGCCGGTCATGAGCAACCACACGGGCACCCACATCCTGAACTTCGCCCTGCGCTCCGTGCTGGGGGAGGCCGACCAGAGGGGCTCCCTGGTGGCTCCCGACCGCCTGCGCTTCGACTTCACGGCCAAGGGAGCCCTGTCCACACAGGAAATCAAGAAGGTTGAGGGGATTGCCAACCAGATGATCGAGGAGTCAAAG ACTGTGTATGCCAAGGACTGCCCTCTTGCAGAAGCCAAAGCTATCCAAGGTCTTCGGGCAGTTTTTGACGAGACCTACCCCGATCCTGTGCGTGTGGTTTCCATTGGCATCCctgtggaggagctgctggctgacccctctggccctgggggctccatcACCTCCATTGAGTTCTGCGGAGGGAC GCACTTGCAGAACTCCAGCCATGCTGGCCCCTTTGTGATTGTTTCAGAAGAAGCAATTGCTAAAGGCATCCGGAGGATAGTTGCAGTCACTGGAGCTGAAGCTCGGAAG GCCCTCAGGAAAGTCGACAGTCTCAGGAAACTGCTGTCAGCCCTGGAGGCCAAAGTGAAGGTCCAGACAACTCCCAACAAAGATGTGCAGAAGGAGATCACAGATCTCAGTGAG ACTCTGGCCACTGCTGTTATCCCACAGTGGCAGAAGGATGAACTGAGAGAGGCTGTTAAAGCACTGAAGAAGGTCATGGATGACCTGGACCGAGCAAGCAAAGCTGACATCCAGAAAAGA GTACTGGAAAAGACCAAGCAAGTTATTGAGAGTCATCCTAACCAGCCATGGGTCATcatggaaatggaaaatggaGCCTCTGCAAAG GCCCTGAATGAATCTTTGAAGCTCTTCAAGACTAATTCCCCCCAGACTGCTGCTATGCTCTTTGCTGTGGATAACGAAGCTGGCAGGATCACCTGCCTGTGTCAAGTACCCCAG GAGACTGCAAATAAGGGCCTGAAGGCCAGCCAGTGGGTGCAGGAAGTGTCTGGCTTGATGGATGGCAAAGGCGGTGGAAAGGACATCTCTGCACAGGCAACAGGCAAGAACGTGGGCTGCCTGCAGGAAGCCCTGAAACTGGCCACGGACTTTGCCAGGCTCCGCCTGGGGGAGCTGAAGAACTGA
- the EXOSC6 gene encoding exosome complex component MTR3: MPLDHRRLRGPEESQPPALWAAAAAEDEEDEEGAGAAARDPCALRPLFARAGLLSQAQGSAYVELGSGTKVLCAAWGPREAAEPGPGRLICEFRRAPFAGRGARGRPGAAAEREAEREAAAALREALEPAVRLGRYPRARLAVSALLLQDGGSALAAAVSAAGLALADAGVEMYDLAVGCALCRPPAPAASWMLQPAEPEERRAAARLTLALLPALNQVSAVLGGGRGGPPEDWAQALRLGLDGCHRQYPVLRQSLLRAAQRRDAAAAATAAAAAATSA, from the coding sequence ATGCCGCTGGATCACCGCCGCCTGCGCGGCCCGGAGGAGTCGCAGCCGCCGGCGCTGTGGGCAGCGGCCGCGGCCGAGGatgaggaggacgaggagggcgcgggggcggcggcgcgggaCCCGTGTGCCCTGCGGCCGCTGTTCGCGCGGGCCGGGCTGCTGAGCCAAGCGCAGGGCTCGGCCTACGTGGAGCTGGGCAGCGGCACCAAGGTGCTGTGCGCCGCTTGGGGCCCGCGGGAGGCGGCCgagcccgggccgggccggctgaTCTGCGAGTTCCGCCGGGCGCCGTTCGCGGGGCGAGGGGCGCGGGGCCGGCCGGGCGCGGCGGCCGAGCGGGAGGCGGagcgggaggcggcggcggcgctgcgggAGGCGCTGGAGCCGGCGGTGCGGCTGGGCCGCTACCCGCGGGCCCGCCTGGCCGTCAGcgcgctgctgctgcaggacggGGGCTCGGCGCTGGCCGCCGCCGTCAGCGCGGCCGGCCTGGCGCTGGCGGACGCGGGCGTGGAGATGTACGACCTGGCCGTGGGCTGCGCGCTGTGCCGGccgcccgcgcccgccgccTCGTGGATGCTGCAGCCCGCCGAGCCCGAGgagcgccgcgccgccgcccgcctcacgctggccctgctgcccgcCCTCAACCAGGTGTCGGCCGTGCTGGGCGGCGGCCGGGGCGGCCCGCCCGAGGACTGGGCGCAAGCCCTGCGGCTCGGCCTCGATGGCTGCCACCGGCAGTACCCGGTGCTGCGGCAGAGCCTGCTGCGGGCCGCACAGCGCCGCgatgccgccgccgctgccaccgccgctgccgctgccgccaCCAGTGCCTGA